A window from Candidatus Nitrospira neomarina encodes these proteins:
- a CDS encoding HEAT repeat domain-containing protein, protein MLTFSTNSATVIGAICFFGLVGCVIESPPESAETVTARLIPLLTDTQTDTRRTAALSLGKIGDPQAIQALVLALSDPDDQVRQSSAWALGTMADSLSDRALVALVQHLTDPSDSVKQAVVLALGRTAVQKELILVLTEAYAISTIDTQRTIIQSLAHFDFPFSYSVYLQALESPDSLTRQSAIAGLGELGDPRGLPLLRTHLLQDTSVGVRSEAAYRLGKLGTNADVVALKQAMETDPTPNVHFWASWALNQIGQNT, encoded by the coding sequence TTGCTCACGTTCTCTACCAATTCTGCTACCGTTATTGGAGCAATTTGTTTCTTTGGACTCGTTGGTTGTGTTATTGAATCCCCACCTGAATCAGCTGAAACCGTCACCGCACGACTTATTCCACTTCTGACGGATACTCAGACTGATACTAGACGGACCGCAGCCTTATCACTTGGGAAAATTGGCGACCCTCAGGCCATCCAAGCCCTTGTTCTCGCGTTGTCCGATCCAGATGATCAGGTTCGACAATCAAGTGCTTGGGCCTTGGGAACCATGGCCGATTCACTATCAGACCGGGCTCTAGTTGCATTGGTTCAGCACCTTACGGACCCTTCCGATTCAGTCAAACAGGCTGTGGTATTGGCCTTGGGTCGGACAGCTGTGCAGAAAGAATTAATACTAGTGTTAACCGAAGCCTACGCTATTTCCACCATTGACACTCAAAGAACCATTATCCAATCTCTTGCTCACTTTGATTTCCCATTTTCCTATTCCGTGTACCTTCAAGCGCTGGAAAGTCCGGATTCTCTCACTCGACAATCTGCAATTGCAGGGCTCGGAGAATTAGGCGACCCCCGGGGACTCCCGTTGTTACGCACCCATCTTCTCCAGGATACAAGCGTGGGCGTCCGATCGGAAGCCGCATATCGTTTAGGCAAATTGGGAACCAACGCGGATGTGGTGGCTCTGAAGCAAGCCATGGAAACAGACCCGACTCCCAATGTGCATTTTTGGGCCTCCTGGGCCCTTAACCAAATTGGTCAGAATACCTAA
- a CDS encoding gamma-glutamyl-gamma-aminobutyrate hydrolase family protein gives MLKPIIGITPDFNPGNRKDMGGKEPTYFLRARYLQAIQEAGGVPLVLPLVRGLAKQKYLIQRLDGLLVTGSGSDLAPELYGEKQRYPFQQMSEERAQLELGLSKLAFRQGVPTLGICGGMQSMNVALGGTLVQDISSQLSTKIEHRPIKSATKTAHLVNIEPNSLLQRIAKRLSIAVNSSHHQSIKSVPSSFQVTGMAPDGIIEAIEASGHPFWLGVQWHPEFLYRQDAIQKRLFTALIQSARQFADRRT, from the coding sequence ATGCTCAAACCTATCATTGGGATTACACCGGATTTTAACCCTGGAAATCGGAAGGACATGGGTGGGAAAGAACCCACCTATTTTTTGCGGGCCAGGTACCTTCAGGCAATACAGGAGGCCGGGGGAGTGCCCTTAGTGCTTCCCCTGGTCCGTGGTTTGGCGAAACAGAAATATCTTATACAACGGCTGGACGGTCTTCTGGTGACCGGGAGCGGATCGGATTTAGCCCCTGAGTTGTATGGGGAGAAGCAACGGTATCCTTTTCAGCAAATGAGCGAAGAGCGCGCCCAACTTGAGCTTGGACTGTCCAAGCTGGCCTTTCGTCAGGGGGTGCCGACTCTGGGAATCTGCGGAGGAATGCAATCCATGAACGTGGCCTTGGGAGGAACCCTGGTGCAGGATATTTCGTCTCAATTGTCGACGAAAATTGAACATCGACCCATCAAATCGGCAACGAAAACAGCCCATCTGGTTAACATTGAACCCAACAGCCTACTACAGCGCATCGCCAAGCGGTTAAGTATTGCGGTGAATAGCTCCCACCATCAATCTATCAAATCTGTTCCGTCGTCCTTTCAAGTTACTGGGATGGCTCCGGATGGAATCATTGAAGCGATTGAAGCCTCTGGTCATCCATTTTGGCTTGGGGTTCAATGGCATCCGGAGTTTTTATACCGGCAGGATGCCATTCAGAAACGTCTATTTACCGCGTTAATACAATCCGCCAGACAGTTTGCCGACAGACGAACATAG
- the tatA gene encoding twin-arginine translocase TatA/TatE family subunit: MFGTMGFSELMIILVIILIIFGAGRLPQIGEGVGKALKGFKKEVADIPSPVDPNESLPNIPPEPGQVQSQPTTSVGTPTNQPFQPGPEQTPGTTAALLYKGAGPEVVQPSSKSAATSGTSETTTTPPSAPPPMSMEDRQAQPAPMASRQYPALPANAQAKPVLKRPAAVVNKQAVARVQAQQAAMKAQASQQSGLAPRDMQSLGEGLGSAVRTFRDAAADIKNSIDPQMRTIQAELESAEKEMQDSIEVAKVPLTPKEPSGSA, encoded by the coding sequence ATGTTCGGAACCATGGGGTTCTCGGAACTCATGATTATTCTGGTGATCATCCTGATTATTTTCGGGGCAGGTCGGCTCCCGCAAATCGGAGAGGGTGTGGGGAAAGCCTTAAAAGGCTTTAAAAAAGAAGTCGCCGATATCCCCTCACCTGTAGACCCCAATGAGTCACTACCCAATATACCGCCAGAACCAGGACAGGTGCAGTCCCAACCAACTACCTCTGTGGGGACTCCGACAAATCAGCCATTTCAGCCTGGTCCTGAACAAACCCCGGGAACCACTGCAGCATTACTTTATAAGGGAGCGGGACCGGAGGTGGTACAGCCTTCGTCTAAATCTGCTGCAACTTCTGGTACTTCTGAAACGACGACAACTCCTCCGTCTGCCCCCCCGCCGATGTCCATGGAGGATAGGCAAGCGCAACCAGCCCCTATGGCTTCCAGGCAATATCCCGCTCTCCCGGCTAATGCACAAGCGAAGCCTGTGCTGAAGCGACCTGCAGCTGTTGTGAATAAACAAGCTGTTGCCCGCGTCCAAGCTCAACAAGCTGCAATGAAAGCCCAGGCTTCCCAGCAATCCGGATTAGCTCCCCGAGATATGCAATCATTGGGAGAAGGCCTTGGAAGTGCCGTACGTACGTTCAGGGATGCAGCGGCAGACATTAAAAATTCGATTGATCCTCAAATGCGCACCATTCAAGCGGAACTGGAGTCTGCCGAAAAAGAGATGCAAGACTCCATTGAAGTAGCCAAAGTGCCCCTAACTCCCAAAGAACCCTCTGGATCTGCATAA